The Hydra vulgaris chromosome 11, alternate assembly HydraT2T_AEP genome contains a region encoding:
- the LOC136087575 gene encoding uncharacterized protein LOC136087575 isoform X1, which produces MAGCDCMAGLGETCSHVAAMLYKIEAAVCIGMTSSTPTDLPCQWNQNFTKNIVSSPVSQINLYTDAAKEKLSKKRMRKMPLSPTPQEINDFLSKIQSVQPKTAALHLFKDFDKEFIQMESVFIPKLPTSLRQFFNGNYKSFDSEQLISYFDEKKQQISLTSDVIVYVEEATRNQVLCDSWFRVRVGRITGSTLHQVFHARIKMPTVLLILKICAEKNIQIKNPAINWGRVNEINALTLYKQIHSDSNAISNSKPLSDIFIHQNLRVERIGLCIDFEKLWYAASPDGAVYCTCCGHGVLEIKCPVSLKDKSLKEVIVKDAFCIGVNMNGNYFLKKEHQYFFQVQLEIRVTGVSYCDFMVWTPSEFVLLRIEPDTSFIENVLIKCDIFWNTFILRELVTREIESERKLLPSTSNNPINKDILFCICKSKSFQSDDTMDGCDSCDN; this is translated from the exons ATGGCTGGGTGTGACTGTATGGCTGG tCTTGGCGAAACATGCTCACATGTTGCTGCAATGCTATATAAAATTGAAGCCGCTGTTTGTATTGGAATGACATCGAGCACACCAACTGACTTGCCTTGTCAATGGAaccaaaattttacaaaaaatattgttagctCCCCAGTTTCTCAAATCAACTTATACACTGATGCTGCAAAAGAAAAGCTTTCTAAAAAGAGAATGAGAAAAATGCCTCTTTCTCCAACACCTcaagaaataaatgattttttatcaaaaatacaatcTGTGCAGCCCAAAACTGCTGCTCTTCAtttgtttaaagattttgataagGAATTTATTCAAATGGAATCTGTTTTCATACCAAAATTACCAACATCtttaagacaattttttaatggaaattataaatcatttgaCAGTGAGCAACTGATATCTTATTTTgatgagaaaaaacaacaaataagtTTGACTTCTGACGTTATAGTTTATGTTGAAGAAGCAACACGAAATCAAGTGCTATGTGATTCTTGGTTTAGAGTAAGAGTTGGTCGAATAACTGGCTCCACTTTGCATCAAGTTTTTCATGCTAGAATTAAAATGCCaactgttttattaattttaaagatttgtgcAGAGAAAAATATACAGATTAAAAATCCTGCAATAAATTGGGGAAGagtaaatgaaataaatgcATTGACTTTATATAAACAGATTCATTCTGACTCAAATGCAATAAGTAATTCAAAACCACTGtcagatatttttattcatcaaaATTTGAGAGTTGAAAGAATAGGACTTTGTATTGACTTTGAAAAACTATGGTATGCAGCATCTCCTGATGGTGCTGTTTATTGTACTTGTTGTGGACATGgagttttagaaattaaatgtCCTGTTAGTTTAAAAGACAAGTCATTAAAAGAGGTCATAGTTAAAGATGCTTTTTGTATTGGTGTAAACATGAATGgaaactactttttaaaaaaagaacaccaatattttttccaaGTTCAACTTGAAATTAGAGTTACTGGAGTCAGTTACTGTGACTTCATGGTGTGGACACCCAGTGAATTTGTTTTATTGCGCATTGAGCCTGACACCTCTTTCATTGAGAATGTATTAATTAAGTGTGATATTTTTtggaatacttttattttgagaGAGTTAGTAACAAGAGAAATAGAATCAGAAAGAAAATTACTCCCCTCTACATCAAATAAtcctataaataaagatatacttttttgtatttgtaaatctaaaagttttcaaagtgaTGATACAATGGATGGTTGTGATTCATGCGATAACTAG
- the LOC136087575 gene encoding uncharacterized protein LOC136087575 isoform X2, whose protein sequence is MAGLGETCSHVAAMLYKIEAAVCIGMTSSTPTDLPCQWNQNFTKNIVSSPVSQINLYTDAAKEKLSKKRMRKMPLSPTPQEINDFLSKIQSVQPKTAALHLFKDFDKEFIQMESVFIPKLPTSLRQFFNGNYKSFDSEQLISYFDEKKQQISLTSDVIVYVEEATRNQVLCDSWFRVRVGRITGSTLHQVFHARIKMPTVLLILKICAEKNIQIKNPAINWGRVNEINALTLYKQIHSDSNAISNSKPLSDIFIHQNLRVERIGLCIDFEKLWYAASPDGAVYCTCCGHGVLEIKCPVSLKDKSLKEVIVKDAFCIGVNMNGNYFLKKEHQYFFQVQLEIRVTGVSYCDFMVWTPSEFVLLRIEPDTSFIENVLIKCDIFWNTFILRELVTREIESERKLLPSTSNNPINKDILFCICKSKSFQSDDTMDGCDSCDN, encoded by the exons ATGGCTGG tCTTGGCGAAACATGCTCACATGTTGCTGCAATGCTATATAAAATTGAAGCCGCTGTTTGTATTGGAATGACATCGAGCACACCAACTGACTTGCCTTGTCAATGGAaccaaaattttacaaaaaatattgttagctCCCCAGTTTCTCAAATCAACTTATACACTGATGCTGCAAAAGAAAAGCTTTCTAAAAAGAGAATGAGAAAAATGCCTCTTTCTCCAACACCTcaagaaataaatgattttttatcaaaaatacaatcTGTGCAGCCCAAAACTGCTGCTCTTCAtttgtttaaagattttgataagGAATTTATTCAAATGGAATCTGTTTTCATACCAAAATTACCAACATCtttaagacaattttttaatggaaattataaatcatttgaCAGTGAGCAACTGATATCTTATTTTgatgagaaaaaacaacaaataagtTTGACTTCTGACGTTATAGTTTATGTTGAAGAAGCAACACGAAATCAAGTGCTATGTGATTCTTGGTTTAGAGTAAGAGTTGGTCGAATAACTGGCTCCACTTTGCATCAAGTTTTTCATGCTAGAATTAAAATGCCaactgttttattaattttaaagatttgtgcAGAGAAAAATATACAGATTAAAAATCCTGCAATAAATTGGGGAAGagtaaatgaaataaatgcATTGACTTTATATAAACAGATTCATTCTGACTCAAATGCAATAAGTAATTCAAAACCACTGtcagatatttttattcatcaaaATTTGAGAGTTGAAAGAATAGGACTTTGTATTGACTTTGAAAAACTATGGTATGCAGCATCTCCTGATGGTGCTGTTTATTGTACTTGTTGTGGACATGgagttttagaaattaaatgtCCTGTTAGTTTAAAAGACAAGTCATTAAAAGAGGTCATAGTTAAAGATGCTTTTTGTATTGGTGTAAACATGAATGgaaactactttttaaaaaaagaacaccaatattttttccaaGTTCAACTTGAAATTAGAGTTACTGGAGTCAGTTACTGTGACTTCATGGTGTGGACACCCAGTGAATTTGTTTTATTGCGCATTGAGCCTGACACCTCTTTCATTGAGAATGTATTAATTAAGTGTGATATTTTTtggaatacttttattttgagaGAGTTAGTAACAAGAGAAATAGAATCAGAAAGAAAATTACTCCCCTCTACATCAAATAAtcctataaataaagatatacttttttgtatttgtaaatctaaaagttttcaaagtgaTGATACAATGGATGGTTGTGATTCATGCGATAACTAG